In a single window of the Candidatus Abyssobacteria bacterium SURF_5 genome:
- the fabG gene encoding 3-oxoacyl-[acyl-carrier-protein] reductase — protein MERRGNLLKGKVAIVTGGSRGIGQAIALALAEDGATVAVCSRRLEGGERTAHLIQSRGGTAYAFRLDVSNTEEVSSFAADVVTRFGRIDILVNNAGITADNLLVRLKEADWDAVIDTNLKGTFNCTKAAARTMIRQHSGKIINIASVVGMIGNPGQVNYCASKAGIIGLTKSAARELASRNITVNCVAPGYIRTAMTEELPEKAREELLRLIPLGRLGEPNDVAEVVRFLASPAADYITGEIIRTDGGIAM, from the coding sequence ATGGAGCGACGCGGTAACCTGCTAAAGGGAAAAGTTGCCATAGTGACGGGAGGCTCGCGCGGGATCGGGCAAGCCATAGCTCTGGCGCTCGCCGAAGACGGCGCAACCGTAGCCGTATGCAGCCGCAGGCTCGAGGGCGGCGAGAGGACCGCACACTTAATCCAATCTCGGGGCGGAACAGCATATGCTTTCCGATTGGACGTCTCGAACACCGAAGAGGTTTCGAGCTTTGCCGCCGACGTCGTCACTCGATTCGGCCGCATCGATATCCTGGTAAATAATGCAGGCATCACAGCGGACAATCTCCTGGTCCGGCTGAAAGAGGCGGACTGGGACGCGGTTATCGATACAAATCTGAAAGGAACGTTCAACTGCACCAAGGCCGCAGCCCGGACGATGATCCGCCAGCACAGCGGCAAAATCATCAACATCGCGTCTGTGGTCGGTATGATCGGCAATCCGGGGCAGGTCAACTATTGCGCTTCGAAGGCGGGCATCATAGGACTCACCAAATCGGCCGCCCGCGAGCTGGCATCCCGCAATATCACGGTCAATTGCGTGGCTCCCGGGTACATAAGAACGGCAATGACGGAAGAGCTGCCGGAAAAGGCGCGGGAGGAGTTGCTGAGGCTGATCCCGCTCGGCAGGTTAGGCGAACCGAATGATGTTGCCGAAGTAGTCAGATTTCTCGCCTCTCCGGCCGCGGATTACATAACGGGAGAGATCATCCGAACCGACGGCGGCATAGCGATGTAG
- the fabD gene encoding [acyl-carrier-protein] S-malonyltransferase, with protein sequence MGKIAWIFPGQGSQYVGMGKSLCTTYPEACRVLEQAEHVLGSDLREVMFEGPEETLRQTRYAQPAIFALSVAVSKVLFSMGLRPDIVAGHSLGEYSALVAGGAIDFEDAVGLVYSRATCMQYACEQKTGTMCAILGLDDKMVEEVCRRIDGGIVDVANFNSAEQVVISGEPEAVRLAGEEAKKRGAKRAVALSVSGAFHSRLMRPAAERFEQSISSARISAPAAAFYPNVSAAVTVDAEQIRENLLRQICSPVRWQHSITNMLKEGADTFIEVGPGKVLSGLLKRVNGSAVCLNAETPESLEQVYKHFHGATR encoded by the coding sequence ATGGGCAAAATCGCGTGGATCTTTCCTGGACAGGGCAGCCAGTACGTCGGAATGGGCAAATCTCTGTGCACCACGTATCCGGAAGCGTGTCGCGTTCTCGAGCAGGCCGAGCATGTTCTCGGATCCGACCTGCGGGAGGTAATGTTCGAAGGTCCGGAAGAGACACTGAGGCAGACCCGCTACGCTCAGCCGGCCATCTTTGCACTCAGCGTCGCCGTATCCAAAGTTCTCTTCTCGATGGGACTGCGTCCCGACATTGTAGCGGGCCACAGTCTGGGCGAGTATTCTGCGCTGGTGGCGGGCGGCGCAATCGATTTTGAGGATGCGGTCGGCCTCGTCTATTCGAGGGCGACGTGCATGCAATATGCATGCGAGCAAAAGACCGGGACTATGTGTGCGATTTTGGGGCTGGACGATAAGATGGTTGAGGAGGTTTGCCGACGGATCGATGGGGGGATTGTCGACGTTGCCAATTTCAATTCGGCCGAACAAGTCGTCATCTCCGGAGAGCCCGAGGCGGTGCGCCTTGCGGGCGAAGAGGCGAAGAAAAGAGGCGCAAAGCGAGCCGTTGCGCTTTCAGTGTCGGGGGCTTTTCACTCGAGGCTGATGCGTCCGGCCGCGGAGCGGTTCGAGCAATCGATTTCGTCTGCCAGGATTTCCGCTCCGGCCGCCGCTTTCTATCCCAATGTGTCGGCCGCGGTCACGGTGGACGCGGAACAGATCAGGGAGAATTTGCTCAGGCAGATTTGCAGTCCGGTTCGGTGGCAGCATTCAATCACGAATATGCTCAAGGAAGGCGCCGACACTTTCATAGAGGTCGGTCCCGGCAAAGTGCTCAGCGGCCTGTTGAAACGCGTCAACGGTTCCGCGGTCTGTTTGAACGCCGAGACGCCCGAATCTTTGGAGCAAGTGTACAAACATTTTCATGGAGCGACGCGGTAA
- the fabF gene encoding beta-ketoacyl-[acyl-carrier-protein] synthase II, with the protein MNRRVVATGAGVISPVGNALEKFWDSLTSGRSGIRRISSFDTTDFSSKIAGIVENFQPDQFLSSKEAKRMDRFAQFAFAASKMALEHSGIDLEKVDRDMFGVLIGSGVGGLTIIEEQHLVLLDRGPKRLSPFCIPMLIINMAPGVVAMHFNLRGPNTAVSTACASGTHAIGDAYRIIQRGEADLMLAGGTESALTPMGIGGFCAMRALSTSHNDHPERASRPFDRNRDGFVMAEGAGVILLEELGHAQKRGAVILGEIIGYGMSADAYHITAPSPEGEGAARCMRAALKSSATAPESISYINAHGTSTQLNDKLETEAVKRVFGDHARKLALSSTKSHMGHLLGAAGGVEAIATLLAIQTGTAPPTINYEEPDPECDLDYVPNVARQMDITYAMSNSFGFGGTNATIIFKKFE; encoded by the coding sequence ATGAACAGACGTGTAGTGGCGACAGGGGCGGGCGTCATTTCGCCGGTGGGGAACGCGTTGGAGAAATTCTGGGATTCCCTCACATCCGGCCGCTCCGGCATCCGCCGGATATCCTCCTTCGATACGACTGACTTCTCTTCCAAAATAGCTGGCATTGTTGAAAACTTTCAACCTGACCAGTTCCTCTCTTCCAAAGAAGCGAAGCGAATGGATCGTTTCGCTCAATTCGCTTTTGCCGCGAGCAAGATGGCGCTCGAACATTCCGGCATCGATCTGGAAAAGGTCGATCGAGACATGTTCGGCGTGCTGATCGGCTCCGGCGTCGGCGGGCTGACCATCATTGAAGAACAGCATCTGGTCCTTCTCGATAGAGGACCGAAACGACTGAGTCCATTCTGCATTCCGATGCTCATCATCAATATGGCTCCCGGAGTGGTGGCCATGCATTTCAACCTGAGGGGCCCCAACACGGCCGTCAGCACCGCATGCGCAAGCGGAACGCATGCCATTGGAGACGCCTATCGCATCATACAGCGCGGTGAAGCGGATTTGATGCTGGCGGGCGGGACGGAATCTGCGCTTACGCCGATGGGAATCGGCGGCTTCTGCGCGATGCGCGCCCTCTCTACCTCGCATAATGATCATCCTGAGCGCGCCAGCAGGCCGTTCGATCGGAATCGAGACGGTTTTGTGATGGCGGAGGGGGCCGGAGTCATCCTGCTCGAGGAACTGGGGCATGCTCAAAAGCGAGGAGCAGTTATCCTGGGTGAGATTATCGGCTATGGCATGTCTGCCGATGCCTATCATATCACTGCCCCCTCTCCCGAAGGTGAGGGAGCCGCACGTTGCATGCGGGCGGCGCTGAAAAGTTCGGCGACGGCGCCCGAATCTATTTCCTACATCAACGCGCATGGGACGTCAACTCAGCTCAATGATAAACTTGAGACTGAGGCGGTGAAGCGGGTTTTCGGAGATCATGCCCGGAAGCTGGCGCTGAGCTCGACAAAATCCCATATGGGACATTTGCTCGGCGCGGCCGGAGGAGTTGAAGCGATCGCGACTCTTCTGGCGATTCAGACTGGGACGGCCCCGCCCACGATCAATTATGAGGAGCCGGATCCGGAGTGCGATCTGGACTACGTGCCGAACGTTGCGCGCCAGATGGATATCACGTATGCAATGAGCAATTCATTTGGGTTTGGCGGAACTAATGCAACCATTATCTTCAAGAAATTTGAATAA
- the acpP gene encoding acyl carrier protein, translating into MVNVSEDKIREIISDKLEIGMEQVTDDAKFIDDLGADSLDVVELIMTLEDEFDIEITDEQAEKIMTVRNAIDFIKSL; encoded by the coding sequence ATGGTGAATGTGAGCGAGGACAAGATCAGGGAAATAATCAGTGACAAGCTCGAGATCGGCATGGAGCAGGTAACGGATGACGCCAAATTTATCGACGATCTGGGTGCCGACTCGCTTGATGTCGTCGAGTTGATCATGACGCTCGAGGACGAGTTCGACATCGAGATCACCGATGAGCAGGCGGAGAAGATCATGACGGTCCGCAACGCGATCGACTTCATCAAGAGTCTGTGA